In a single window of the Panthera leo isolate Ple1 chromosome A1, P.leo_Ple1_pat1.1, whole genome shotgun sequence genome:
- the KCNRG gene encoding potassium channel regulatory protein, with product MSSQELVTLNVGGKIFTTRFSTIKQFPASRLTRMIDGRDQEFKMVGGQIFVDRDGVLFSFILDFLRTHQLLLPTDFSDYHRLQREALFYELDPLIDLLNQEHLLQPRPAFLEVHFLSRNTQAFFRVFGSCSKTIEMLTGRITVFIEQPSAMTWSSNSFPPQMTLLPLPPQRPSYHDLVFQCGSDSTTDNQTGVRYVSIKPDDRKLANGTNVLGLLIDTLLMEGFHLVSARTLSSEDKTECYSFERIKRPEAFTMNKTLKPETTIISEQSQKKK from the exons ATGAGTAGTCAGGAACTAGTCACTTTGAATGTGGGAGGGAAGATATTCACAACAAGATTTTCTACCATAAAGCAGTTTCCTGCCTCTCGGTTGACAAGAATGATAGATGGCAGAGACCAAGAATTCAAGATGGTTGGTGGCCAGATTTTTGTGGACAGAGATGgtgttttatttagtttcatCTTAGATTTTTTGAGAACTCACCAGCTTTTATTACCCACTGACTTTTCAGACTACCATAGGCTTCAGAGAGAGGCTCTTTTCTATGAACTGGATCCTCTGATTGATCTCTTAAACCAAGAACACTTGCTACAGCCAAGACCTGCTTTTTTGGAGGTGCATTTCCTAAGCCGAAACACTCAAGCTTTTTTCAGGGTATTTGGCTCTTGCAGCAAAACAATTGAGATGCTAACTGGGAGGATTACAGTGTTTATAGAGCAACCTTCAGCAATGACCTGGAGTAGTAACTCTTTCCCTCCTCAGATGACTTTACTTCCACTGCCTCCACAAAGACCTTCTTACCACGACCTGGTTTTCCAGTGTGGCTCTGACAGCACTACTGATAACCAAACTGGAGTcag GTATGTTTCTATAAAACCTGATGATCGAAAATTGGCCAATGGAACTAACGTCCTCGGCTTACTAATCGACACTTTATTAATGGAAGGCTTCCATCTAGTCAGTGCTAGAACATTATCTTCTGAAGACAAAACTGAATGCTATAGCTTTGAAAGGATAAAAAGGCCTGAAGCTTTCACCATGAACAAAACACTGAAACCAGAGACTACCATCATATCAGAgcaatctcagaaaaaaaagtga
- the TRIM13 gene encoding E3 ubiquitin-protein ligase TRIM13 produces the protein MELLEEDLTCPICCSLFDDPRVLPCSHNFCKKCLEGILEGTVRNSLWRSSPFKCPTCRKETSATGVNSLQVNYSLKGIVEKYNKIKISPKMPVCKGHLGQPLNIFCLTDMQLICGICATRGDHTKHVFCSIEDAYAQERDAFESLFQSFETWRRGDALSRLDTLETSKRKSLQLLTKDSDKVKEFFEKLQHTLDQKKNEILSDFETMKLAVMQAYDPEINKLNTILQEQRMAFNIAEAFKDVSEPIIFLQQMQEFREKIKVIKETPLPPSNLPTSPLMKNFDTSQWEDIKLVDVDKLSLPQDAGTFVSKIPWSFSQLFVVVILLSLLIFFGPTIFLEGSLFDEFTTWKDYLSNFNSYLAKSADFVEQSVFYWEQVTDGFFIFSERFKNFTLVVLNNVAEFVCKYKLL, from the coding sequence ATGGAGCTGCTTGAAGAAGATCTCACGTGCCCAATTTGTTGCAGTCTGTTTGATGATCCTCGAGTTTTGCCTTGCTCTCATAACTTTTGCAAAAAATGCTTAGAAGGGATCTTAGAGGGGACCGTGCGGAATTCGTTGTGGAGATCATCTCCATTCAAGTGCCCTACATGCCGTAAGGAAACTTCAGCTACTGGAGTTAATAGCCTGCAGGTCAATTACTCCCTGAAGGGTATTGTGGAAAAGTATAACAAGATCAAGATCTCTCCCAAAATGCCCGTGTGCAAAGGACACTTGGGGCAACCCCTCAACATTTTCTGCCTGACTGATATGCAACTGATTTGCGGGATCTGTGCTACTCGTGGTGACCACACCAAGCATGTCTTCTGTTCTATTGAAGATGCCTATGCTCAGGAAAGAGATGCCTTTGAGTCCCTCTTCCAGAGCTTCGAGACCTGGCGTCGGGGAGATGCTCTTTCTCGCTTGGATACCTTGGAAACTAGCAAAAGGAAATCTCTACAGTTACTGACTAAAGATTCAGATAAAGTGAAGGAGTTTTTTGAGAAGTTACAACATACATTAGatcaaaagaagaatgaaatcctgtctgACTTTGAGACCATGAAACTGGCAGTTATGCAAGCCTATGACCCAGAGATCAACAAACTCAACACCATCTTGCAGGAACAACGAATGGCCTTTAACATTGCTGAGGCTTTCAAAGACGTGTCAGAACCCATCATATTTCTGCAACAGATGCAGGAGttcagggagaaaataaaagtaatcaagGAAACTCCTTTACCTCCCTCGAATTTGCCCACAAGCCCTTTAATGAAGAACTTTGATACCAGTCAGTGGGAAGACATAAAACTAGTAGATGTGGATAAACTTTCTTTGCCTCAAGATGCTGGCACGTTCGTTAGTAAGATTCCCTGGAGCTTTTCTCAGTTATTTGTGGTAGTCATTCTGCTCagccttctcattttctttggtcCCACCATATTCCTAGAAGGGTCTTTATTTGATGAATTCACAACTTGGAAAGACTACCTCTCCAACTTCAATTCCTATCTGGCTAAATCAGCTGATTTTGTAGAACAATCAGTGTTTTATTGGGAACAGGTGACAGatggatttttcattttcagtgaaaGATTTAAGAATTTTACTTTGGTGGTGCTGAACAATGTGGCAGAATTTGTGtgcaaatataaactattataa